From the Oncorhynchus keta strain PuntledgeMale-10-30-2019 chromosome 13, Oket_V2, whole genome shotgun sequence genome, the window gagaaactagattctctggtctgatgaaaccaagattgaacactttggcctgaatgccaagcgtcacatctgaaggaaacctggcaccatccctactgtgaagcatggtggtggcagcatcatgctgtggggatgtttttcagctgcagggactgggagactagtcaggatcgagggaaagatgaacagagtaaagtacagggagatccttgatgaaaacctaagGCAGAGCAATTAAGGCTTCAGACCAGGGTGAAAgttcaccttacaacaggacaacgaacctaagcacacagccaagataatgccggagtggctttgggacaagtctctgaatgtccttgagtggcccagccagagcccggacttgaacccgatcgaacatctctggagagacctgaaaatatctgtgcaatgACActgcccatccaacctgacagagaggatctgcagagaagaacgtgagaaactccccaaatacaggtgtgtcaagcttgaagcgtcatacccaagaagactccatgctgtaatcgctgcagaaggtgcttcagcaaagtactgagtaaaggtacTGAAGACTTATATACATGTCATATTTCAGGTTTTTAGCTTTTATAAATGagctaaaatgtaaaaaaaatatatgttttttccttgtcataatggggtattgtgatgtcataatggggtattgtgatgtcataatggggtattgtgatgtcataatggggtattgtgtgtagattgatgaggcaaAGAACTGTAACTGTAACGTtggaaaagtaaaggggtctgaatagtttggAAAGGCTCTGAATGCTGCTGCTATTCTATAGACAGAGTGTGTCAagctgtcctgtgtgtgtttcactgtTTTCTgctgtgtcagtgctgtgtggaGGAGCATGAGCAGCTGGCAATTACatggttatgtctctctctctctctctctcactcactcacattgAATTCTCCACCCCCACACAGACtctttccattcctctctcccctccctccctccctccctccgtctctctatATGCCCTGTAACGCCCAGTGTTCAATAGATCACTGAAATAGGAGATGGGTAGACAAagaggagtgatggaggagagagagaggtacaacaGAGGAGAGTTGGCAGCAGTTCAAACTCTCTTTgtatgccctccctccctccctccctccctccctccctccctccagcagtGTCACCTTCCCTTGCTTAGCCAGTGAGTTACtgtgagagagtgagaatgaggagaaggagagatgagagagagagagacagatggtctGAAAGCAGCAGAGATTGAAATACAGGACGAGAGAGAATGTAATACCTCAATAGACCACCGGGGGGCGACACACACCGTCTCTGAGCCATGTGTCCCCATGACAACACATCTTTGTCCTGAAGGTGACCACAGGTTACTTGTCAAGGCCATTATGTAACACTTTATAAGACGTGATGATTCTGATGAACAGAGTTTAACATTGATACAGACCATTACATAGGAAGGAATAGATCCCAAATAGGACACTGCTGTTTCCCTCGTTGATAATATACAGTTGATATTAATTATAAAAGTCAATATCAAATTTGATGTTCTAAAATAACCATAACAAAATAAAAGACCATTTCAAATCAGTTCCTTTGTTATTTTGAGGTGGTGAAAATTCAATATCATACATGAAACTCATTAGGTGTGATTGCTTAACCACAAACTACCAGCAGGTGCAGCCATTGATTTGTAAAAAGCCGAGTATATCCATATTCATTGAGACCAGATGGGGAAAgtggagatacctagtcagttgtccaactgaatgtattcaactgaaacgTGTCTTCCGGGTGGCAGAAAGacagatatttttttttaccttgtcttTCTCAgagattcaatccagcaacctttcagttagtgacccaatgctctaaccactaggatacctgcctcccctacaccctaaccactaggctacctgcctccccctacactctaaccactagattacctgccgcccctacactctaaccactagattacctgccgcccctacactctaaccactaggctacctgcctccccctacactctaaccactagattaccTGCNNNNNNNNNNNNNNNNNNNNNNNNNNNNNNNNNNNNNNNNNNNNNNNNNNNNNNNNNNNNNNNNNNNNNNNNNNNNNNNNNNNNNNNNNNNNNNNNNNNNgatacctgcctcccctacactcctttcactaggatacctgcctcccctacactctaaccactaggatacctgcctcccctacacctaaccactaggatacctgcctccccctacactctacactccaaccactaggatacctgcctccctacactctaaccactaggatacctgcctccccctacactctaaccactaggctacctgccgcccctacactctaaccactaggctacctgccgccctacactctaaccactaggctacctctaaccgcccctacgctctaaccactaggctacctgtcgcccctacactctaaccactagagtacctgccgccccctacacttctaaccactaggctacctgtcgcccctactctctaaccactaggctacctgccgcccctccgctctaaccactaggctacctgccgccctacacctaaccactagactacctgccgcccctacactctaaccactaggctacctgctgcccctacacctaaccactaggctacctgccgcccccttacactcaaccaccaggctacctgccgcccctacgcccaaccactaggctacctgccgccctacactctaaccactaggctacctgccgatccctacactctaaccactaggctacctgctccctctacactctaaccactagactacctgccgcccctacactctaaccactaggctacctgccgcccctacactctaaccactaggctacctgccgatccctacactctaaccactaggctacctgctccctctacactctaaccactagactacctgccgcccctacactctaaccactaggctacctgccgcccctccactctaaccactaggctacctgccgcccctacactctaaccactagactacctgccgcccctacactctaaccactaggctacctgccccctctacactctaaccactaggctacctgccgccctacactctaaccactagactacctgccgcccctacactctaaccactaggctacctgccgccctccactctaacctctaggctacctgccgccctccactctaaccactaggctacctgctttacactccaaccactagactacctgccacacctacactctaaccactaggctacctgccacccctacactctaaccactaggctacctgccgcacctacactctaaccactaggctacctgccgtccctacactctaaccactaggctacctgccgcccctccactctaaccactaggctacctgccgtccctacactctaaccactaggctacctgccgcccctccactctaaccactaggctacctgccgcccctccactctaaccactaggctacctgcctcccctacactctaaccactaggatacctgcctcccctacactctaaccactaggatacctgcctcccctacactctaaccactaggatacctgcctccccctacactctaaccactaggatacctgcctcccctacactctaaccactaggatacctgcctccccctacactctaaccactaggctacctgccgcccctacactctaaccactaggctacctgccgcccctacactctaaccactaggctacctgccgcccctacgctctaaccactaggctacctgtcgcccctacactctaaccactagagtacctgccgcccctacactctaaccactaggctacctgccgcccctacactctaaccactaggctacctgtcgcccctactctctaaccactaggctacctgccgcccctccgctctaaccactaggctacctgccgccccaacactctaaccactaggctacctgccgcccctacactctaactactagactacctgccgccctacacttctaaccactaggctacctgccgccctccactctaaccactaggctacctgccgcccctacactctaactactagactacctgccgcccctacactctaaccactaggctacctgccccctctacactctaaccactaggctacctgccgcccctacactctaaccactagactacctgccgcccctacactctaaccactaggctacctgccgcccctccactctaacctctaggctacctgccgcccctccactctaaccactaggctacctgccgcccctacactctaaccactagactacctgccacacctacactctaaccactaggctacctgccacccctacactctaaccactaggctacctgccgcacctacactctaaccactaggctacctgccgtccctacactctaaccactaggctacctgccgccctccacttctaaccactaggctacctgtcccacactctaaccactaggctacctgccgccctccactctaaccactaggctacctgccgcccctccactctaaccactaggctacctgcgccCTCCACttcctaaccactaggccacctgccgccctccactctaaccactaggctacctgccgcccctacactctaaccactaggctacctgccgccctacactctaaccacactaggctaccctgccgcccctacactctaaccactaggctacctgccgcccctacactctaaccacactaggctacctgccgccctacactctaaaccactaggctacctgccgccctacactctaaccactaggctacctgccgcccctacactctaaccactaggctacctgccgcccctacactctaaccactaggctacctgccgcccctacactctaaccactaggctacctgccgcccctacactctaaccactaggctacctgccgcccctacactctaaccactaggctacctgccgcccctactctctaaccactaggctacctgccgcccctacactctaaccactaggctacctgccgcccctacactctaactactaggctacctgccgcccctacactctaaccactaggctacctgccgccctacactctaaccactaggctacctgccgcccctacactctaactactaggctacctgccgccctacactctaaccactaggctacctgccgcccctacactctaaccactaggctacctgccgcccctacacctaaccactaggctacctgcccccctacactctaaccactaggctacctgccgccctacactctaaccactaggctacctgccgcccctacactctaaccactaggctacctgccttactctctaaccactaggctacctgctgcccctccactctaaccactaggatacctgctgccccaacactctaaccactagactaccctgccgccccaacactctaaccactaggatacctgctgcccctacactctaaccactaggatacctgctgcccctacactctaaccactaggatacctgctgcccctccactctaaccactaggatacctgctgcccctacactctaaccaccaggatacctgctgcccctacactctaaccactaggatacctgctgcccctacactctaaccactaggatacctgctgcccctacactctaaccactaggctacctgccgcccctacactctaaccactaggatacctgctgcccctccactctaaccactaggatacctgctgccccaacactctaaccactaggatacctgccgcccatacactctaaccactaggctacctgccgcccctacactctaaccactaggctacctgccgcccctacactctaaccactaggatacctgctgcccctccactctaaccactaggatacctgctgccccaacactctaaccactaggatacctgctgcccctccactctaaccactaggatacctgctgcccctccactctaaccactaggatacctgctgccccaacactctaaccactaggatacctgccgcccctacactctaaccactaggctacctgccgcccctacactctaaccactaggctacccgccgcctctacactctaaccactaggctacctgccgcccctacactctaaccactaggctacctgaaggTGAAAGTACTGCTGCTCATGAGGTCGTTTACCAATATTTTAGTTTAAGAAAATTTCAACTTGACGTAACACACAAAATAATCTAATCTTTTGCGATATACATCCTTTATTCACACAATTTACATACAAATACAAAGAAGTATATCTGAGTGTATAAAAATACGAAATAGCAATACGACAACATAAAAAGAGCCCCTAATCTTACGGAAAACATCTTTGGTCGTTGGTCCTCATTTTGAATAATTTTGATTCGTTTAGAATTAGTTTTCATATTTGAACAGTTGTTGTAGGTTGGTAGTGGTACAGTAGGAGGAATGGCAGGTTTTTCCAACTCTGTGATTGGTGGACTGGGCTCTGTAAGATCAGCATGATTGGCGGGCGAGATTGGCCAGTGCTTTGGTGTGGACCGCCTTGTACAGGAGAGCGAAGCTGGAGGGGTTGAGAAGGCCACGCCCCTGCACATCCACCTTGCCCATCAGCACGTAGTTCgctcctgaatgaatgaatgaataaattaatgaatggctggatggatggatgaattaatGAATTGATACATTaatgggatggatggatagatgaatGAATTAACAAATTAATGAATTATCCAATTTACTAATCAGTCAATTAGTCCATGGTTTCACAAACTTGGTCCTCGGTCCTGGGACCCCCCCCAAATAAACATCTGATCATCAAgctgattatttgaatcagctgtgtagtgctaggacaGAAACCAGAAGGTGCACCCAGGTGGGGCCCCGGGACCGAGTTTGAGAAACCCTGAATTAGTCCATCCATACAAACCAGACAGTTACAGGAAGAGGATAATGTTCTactcagttgtgtgtgtgtgtgtgtgtgtgtgtgtgtgtgtgtgtgtgtgtgtgtgtgtgtgtgtgtgtgtgtgtgtgtgtgtgtgcagatgaacactgagtgtacaaaacattatgaacacctgctctttccatgatatagactgaccaggtgaatccaggtgaaaactatgatcccttattgatgtcacttgttaaatccacttcaatcagtgtcgatgaaggggaggagacaggtttaaaGAAGGATGTTAAAGCCTTGAAGACATGGATTGtgatgtgtgccattcagagggtgaacgggactaaatatttaagtgcctttgaacggggtgtggtagtaggtgccaaggcgcaccggtttgtgtcaagaactgcaaagctgctgggtttttccactctcaacagtttttcctgtgtgtatcaagaatgctcctccacccaaaggacatccagccgacttgacacaactgtgggaagcattggagttaacatgagccagcatccctgtggaacgctttcaacaccttgccCTGATGAAGgggggtgttcctaatgtttggtatagtcAGTGTATGTGAGACGGCACATACCTTTGCGTAGGCTGGGGCAATTCCTGCAGTTGGAGGTGAGTTTGACAGACATGGCTGGCCCTGATTTGGTGATGGCCATGCGGCCACTCTTATAGGACTTGATGAGAGACACATCCACAGTCACACTGCCCCTAGGGCCTGGGACCAAGGATGTCACCTTCCCTGTGATCActgggagttgggagagaggataggagagggggtggagtaAAGATACCGAGTGGGAGGGGTTTAAACAGGATACCAGGATTCTATTTCTGTGGTTTGTAGTTTCTGACTCACTCATCCCACTCATCCCAGACAGGTTTCCCCACAGGACCTTGTTTTGAGTAATTTAGAATAATTGTTCTAAGTGCTGTGTCTTCTTCCTGTCTACCATTAAACTGTGCCCATGCAGGTCACCTACCAATCTACTAGCACAAATACTGTAGCTATGACAACCAATATAACAACTTAAAACCATGCCAacgaatgagggagagagagagagagagagagagacagagagagacaggaagacaggagagagagagacacagggagagagagagagagagagagacagggagagagagaggagagagagagacagggagagagagagagagacagggagacacaggaagacaggagagacagggagagagagagagacggggagagagagagagagagagagagagagagagagagagacgggagagaaagagagagacaggaagacaggagagagagagagagagagagagagagagagagagagagagagagagagagacgggggagagaaagagagagacaggaagacaggagagagagagacagagagagagagagagagagagagacagggagagagagagggagagagagagacagggagagagagagagagacagggagacacaggaagacaggagagagagagacacagagagagagagagacaggagagagagagagatggggagagagagagagagagagagagagagagagagagagagagagagagacggggagagagagagagacagggagacaggagagagagagacagggagagagagagagacagggagagagacagggagagagagagacagggagagagagagagagagagagagagagagagagagagagagagagagagagagagagagagagagagagagagagagagagagagagagacagggagagagagagagggagagagagagagggagagagagagagagagagagagagagagagagagagagagagacagggagagagagagagagagagagagagagagagagagagggagagagagagaggagagagagagagagagagagagagagagagagagacagggagagagagagagagagagagagagagagagagagggagagagagagagagagagagagagagagagagagagagagagagagagagagagggagagagggagagagagagagagagagagagagagacagggagagagagagagagagagagagagagacaggaagacaggagagagagacacacagagagagagagagacagagagagagagagagagagagagagacaggaagacaggagagagagacacacagagagagagagagagagagagagagagagagagagagagagagagacagagagacccaaAGAGATAAGAAGAGGGGTAGAGGATGTGACTCACCGAAATCATTAGGGCAGAAGTTGGATTGAAGTGTTCCTGTCCTCTTACAAGCCACGGTACACAGCTGATTCATCGGTAGGGCTacaacacacaccaccacacaccaccacacacacacacaccacacacacacaccacacaccaccacacacacacacacaccacacacacacacaccaccacacacaccaccacacacaccaccacacacacacacacaccaccacacacacaccacacacaccaccacacacacacacacacaccaccacacacacacacacacaccaccacacaccacacaccacacacacacacacacacacacacacacacacacacacacacacacacacacacacacacacacacacacacacacacacacacacacacacacacacacacacacacacacacacacacacacacacacaccaccacgcatgcacacacacacacacacacacacacacacacacacacacacacacacacacacacacacacacacacacacacacacacacacacacacacactgttatttCTAAACAAAATGTCTGAAAAGCAGCAGTAACAATCACAGTGTAGTATCAAACGGTTGTTCCCTCATCAGACTGTAACTCACGTTTCTTGCTCACGGCAGGTTTCTTAGTCACAGGCTCAGTCCGGCTCGGTCCATGCTTAGCTGTGGTTTTAGGCTTAGTCCCTGGTTCAGGTGTGAGCTTGGCTCCAGGCTTAGAGACAGGTTTCTTAGTTGGTTTCACTGTTTTGGCCACTGGTTTTGGTGTGGGCTTGGATTTCACCTTGGTACCAGGTTTAAGGGTTGGTTTAGCCTTGGTACCAGGTTTAAGGGTTGGTTTAGCCTTGGTACCAGGTTTAGGGGTTGGTTTAGCCTTGGTACCAGGTTTAGGGGTTGGTTTAGCCTTGGTACCAGGCTTAGGGGTTGGTTTAGCCTTGATACCAGGTTTAGGTATGGGTCTGACTCCAGGCTTGGCTGTAGGCTTACGTGGTGGAGGCTTCACTGGTATCCTCACCCCAGGTCTGGTGGCTGGTTTTGGGGTGGGCTTGGCCCTGATGGCTGGCTTGGGTTTAGGAATGTTCCGGGCTGGTTTGGTCGGCTTGGAGGTAGGTTTCTGGGGTATTGCGGCGACCCGAGACCCATGGATGCTGTCTTCCCCGGAGGAGGGCGTCCGGGACCCCCGGGGCACGCTGGAGTAGTGGGCCATGAAGCCGTTGGAGGTCACACTGAGGTCAGACACAAACTGCACCAGGAGCTCGTTCCCATTGGTCACTAGGGTCCTGTATGAGGGGTggagggaatggaggagaggagaggagaaagagagagaggagaggaagaggatgagagaggagacgaagagagatgaggggaagtggaggggaaagagagagggacaagagagaggagaggaagaggaggggagagaggagaggaaagaaaggagaggaagaagaggggaaagagagaggaggggaagagagaggcgaggaagaggaggggaaagagagaggaggggaagagagaggcgaggaagaagaggggaaagagaaaggagaggaagagaaggggcagagacaggagaggaagatgaggggaagagagaggaggaagaggagtggaaagagagaggaggaagaggagggaaagcgataggagaggaagagagaggaagaagaggaggggaaagaggaggaagaggaggggaaagagaggcgaGGAAGAGGAAGGCAAAGAggataggaagaggaggggaaagagagaggaagaagaggaggggatgagagaggaggaagagcaggggaaagagagaggagaggaagagcaggggaaagagaggagaggaagaggggaaagagagaggaagaggaggggaaagagagaggagaggaagaggaggagtagaagaggggaaagagagaggaagaagaggaggggaaagagaggaggaagagagatgaggggaaagagagaggaagaggagggggtagagagaggagaggaagtcaaagaggagaggaagaggagggagaagagagaggaagacgaggggatgagagagaggaggaagaggaaggcaaagaggagaggaagggaaagagagaggaggggcagaggaggggaaagagagaggaagaagaggagaggaagggaaagaaagaggaggggaaagagaggaggaagaggaagtcaaagagagaagagaggaaaaggaggggaagagggaagagtCAATAGCGATGGGAATGAGAGTGACGAGAGAGAGCCGTGGTAGATTTTGAAAAATCCTTTTGATAGTAGTGAAAAGTTTTACAAATCTAAGTGAAAATGTGACAACATTTGATAAACATATCAGTAACATCGTAAGAACATTTTCTGACCCTGGTACCCTGTCACCACAGTACTTCCCGATGCGACGCGAGTCGTCCCTCTCACCCCCATTAAAGAATGCCACGTAGTCATAGCGACAGTACGTGTCAGCCTCTATATCCAACTTCACAAACTTGATCTCGATCACCTAGGAAACATAACCAGTCACAATGTCAGAACAGACTTTCATAAGATGACAGAAACACATTCATAAGCCAAGCCAAGTTGGTcacaccattcaaaccaatgagtGTTGGAACTTCAAAGCCATTTATCTCAGAATCATCTTTTGACAGATATGAGCTCAGAACTCTAAGGTAGGTTTTAGTTATGTGACACGGTAGTTGCTTCTTGTTATTCATAATTCTTGCACTGTAATGTAGAGTGAAGGGAGCTGGTCGGCGCTGACATTTAGAATACAGAGGGGcatttagtctgtctgtctgtctgtctgtctgtctgtctgtctctctctgtctgtgtctctctgtctgtgtctctctgtctctctccatctctctctctctctctctctctgtctctcctcctctctctccctctctctctctctctctctctctctctctgtatctccctctctctctcttggcaaACATGTACACACCCTACTCCTTCAATGAAGCCTTTCATTTGCACACGTCACAGGACCGCAGTCAGGaggcacacgcacaaacacacacacacacacacgcacaaacacgcacaaacacacacacacacacacacacacacacacacacacacacacacacacacacacacacacacacacacacacacacacacacacacacacacacacacacacacacacaaacgcgcacacacacacacacacacacacacacacacacacatacctactccCATAACTTAAGCTTCCAGAGCAGTCTCTAACGATGGCCGTTAAGTGCAACTTTTCAGAACCTCAAATAAAGTGAAAAGATATGCTGCTGAAGCTGTGTTGTGATTGGTGGAGGTGTGCTGCTGAAGCTGTGTTGTGATTGGTGGAGGTGTGCTGCTGAAGCTGTGTTGTGATTGGTGGAGGTGAGCTGCTGATGCCGTGTTGTGATTGGTGGAGGTGTGCTGCTGATGCCGTGTTGTGATTGGTGGAGGTGTGCTGCTGAAGCTGTGTTGTGATTGGTGGAGGTGTGCTGCTGATGCCGTGTTGTGATTGGTGGAGGTGAGCTGCTGATGCCGTG encodes:
- the pcolceb gene encoding procollagen C-endopeptidase enhancer b isoform X2; the encoded protein is MQGRVCVWSVSVLLSMTLGWTQAQSQTTNFTRPIFHCGGMVTESGFVGSEGFPSHYKPNSKCTWYITVPEGHVVMLSFRMFDLEADPTCRYDYLDVYNGHSHTMQKLGRFCGTFRPGALISTSNTMMLEMVSDSSTGGRGFAAHYQGGKPHVEENQFCGGRLTKAQGSVKTPNWPNSDYPAGISCSWHISVEPSNVIEIKFVKLDIEADTYCRYDYVAFFNGGERDDSRRIGKYCGDRVPGTLVTNGNELLVQFVSDLSVTSNGFMAHYSSVPRGSRTPSSGEDSIHGSRVAAIPQKPTSKPTKPARNIPKPKPAIRAKPTPKPATRPGVRIPVKPPPRKPTAKPGVRPIPKPGIKAKPTPKPGTKAKPTPKPGTKAKPTPKPGTKAKPTLKPGTKAKPTLKPGTKVKSKPTPKPVAKTVKPTKKPVSKPGAKLTPEPGTKPKTTAKHGPSRTEPVTKKPAVSKKPLPMNQLCTVACKRTGTLQSNFCPNDFVITGKVTSLVPGPRGSVTVDVSLIKSYKSGRMAITKSGPAMSVKLTSNCRNCPSLRKGANYVLMGKVDVQGRGLLNPSSFALLYKAVHTKALANLARQSC
- the pcolceb gene encoding procollagen C-endopeptidase enhancer b isoform X1; this translates as MQGRVCVWSVSVLLSMTLGWTQAQSQTTNFTRPIFHCGGHLVTESGFVGSEGFPSHYKPNSKCTWYITVPEGHVVMLSFRMFDLEADPTCRYDYLDVYNGHSHTMQKLGRFCGTFRPGALISTSNTMMLEMVSDSSTGGRGFAAHYQGGKPHVEENQFCGGRLTKAQGSVKTPNWPNSDYPAGISCSWHISVEPSNVIEIKFVKLDIEADTYCRYDYVAFFNGGERDDSRRIGKYCGDRVPGTLVTNGNELLVQFVSDLSVTSNGFMAHYSSVPRGSRTPSSGEDSIHGSRVAAIPQKPTSKPTKPARNIPKPKPAIRAKPTPKPATRPGVRIPVKPPPRKPTAKPGVRPIPKPGIKAKPTPKPGTKAKPTPKPGTKAKPTPKPGTKAKPTLKPGTKAKPTLKPGTKVKSKPTPKPVAKTVKPTKKPVSKPGAKLTPEPGTKPKTTAKHGPSRTEPVTKKPAVSKKPLPMNQLCTVACKRTGTLQSNFCPNDFVITGKVTSLVPGPRGSVTVDVSLIKSYKSGRMAITKSGPAMSVKLTSNCRNCPSLRKGANYVLMGKVDVQGRGLLNPSSFALLYKAVHTKALANLARQSC